The genomic DNA CTGCCGAGCTGTCTGAGCCTGGGAAAATCCGGGGGCTCGCCCAGCGTCGGGCTCCTGTCGATCTTGAAGTCATTTGCGTAAAGTATCGTTCCATGTTTTGTGTGAAGCGCGGCAAAGACGCAGTCCACTATGCTGTGCTGGACCCGAATGAACTCCAGCTCTATATCCGGGGTCACCTGATACCTCTCTCCGGCCCTCAGGCTGATGACCTCGTTGTTCACTCTGAATATCCTCTCAGCCTTTATCTCCTGGTTCACGAGATCGGCTGTGAACGGTGTTGCTATGATCGGCGCGCGGTATTTGTGAGCCAGCTTCGATACCGCACCTATGTGATCCAGATGCCCATGTGTGCACACGATCGCCCTGACCTTTGATGCGACCCCGTTCAGAACGCTGTCATCAGGTATGGCGCCCATCGCTATGAGATCTGAGGAGTGAAGCGACTCCACATCAGTATCCTCATGTATCTGGACCCTGTCCAGGCGGATCCCCATATCCATTATTATTATGTCATTCCCGACTCTGATGGCAGTCATGTTTCTTCCGATCTCATCGTATCCGCCGACTGCCATTATTCCTATGCTGCTCATCTTCCTCCTCTCTTTTACCTTTTTGATGAAAAAATCTTTGTATCGATGCCCCTCTGCTCTAGTATCTCCCGAGTCCTGCCGGTTATTATCACAGGTGCCCTGCTCAGCTCCTGTAAGCTCCTCGATCCGGTGAGAAACATCGATATCCTGAGTTCTCTCACAAATCTTTGAAGCACTCTGACGACATCCACGCTGCCCCTCGTCGCTGGAGCGAGCAGGGGAAGCGCAGCGCCGGCCATGAACGCGCCCAACGCGATGCTCCTCGCCACATCTATGCCGCTCCTCACGCCACCTGATGATATCACCTGAGCTCCGGCGCGTGAACATTCTATCACCGATACAGGCGTTGGTATTCCCCATTCAGCGAAGAGCATGCCGATCTCCTTCGACTCTGGATCCCCTCTGAGCTCTGCCCTGTATGATTCGACCATTGACCAGGACGTCCCTCCGGTGCCGGCGACATCTATGAGCTGGATACCGGAATCAACGAGCATTCTCGCATCCTCGAAGGGAATACCGCAACCGGTCTCCTTGATGATTATCGGCAGCCTGAATCTCGCCTCTCTCAGAGAACCGAGAACGCCTGCCGCATGCCTCTCGCCCTCTGGCTGGACTGACTCCTGGAGGAAGTTGAGATGAACCGCGACCGCATCCGCATCCACCATCTCCGCGACCCTGTCCAGAAC from Methanothrix thermoacetophila PT includes the following:
- the fni gene encoding type 2 isopentenyl-diphosphate Delta-isomerase, with the translated sequence METVRRKLEHIEICLKKEVVSKYRPFDDLILLHRALPEIDESDVCTECTFLNRRLSAPLIISAMTGGHPDAREINANLATAAQETGIAIGVGSQRAALEHPDLEDTFSVVRELAPDVPVIGNIGAVQLHRYGPEVLDRVAEMVDADAVAVHLNFLQESVQPEGERHAAGVLGSLREARFRLPIIIKETGCGIPFEDARMLVDSGIQLIDVAGTGGTSWSMVESYRAELRGDPESKEIGMLFAEWGIPTPVSVIECSRAGAQVISSGGVRSGIDVARSIALGAFMAGAALPLLAPATRGSVDVVRVLQRFVRELRISMFLTGSRSLQELSRAPVIITGRTREILEQRGIDTKIFSSKR